The following is a genomic window from Asterias amurensis chromosome 8, ASM3211899v1.
cagaaaataaaagcctgaattaaaaaattaaaattaacaatattaaaattaatattatataaaaaaaagtaaagtatgCCCAACTTGAAATACTCCCCGTAGTCTATGTTTAGGTCGTAGGCCTACCTTGAATTTGAGAAGCTGTATCTCCCATCGGCGGTCGAGTCCTCTTTTATGTCATCGACGAATCCACAGCAGCTACTCAGATAAACCAGTTTGACCTATTTGCGTCGCCGAAGTTGAACTTGGTCAAAAACGTTTATATGAACGTCAAACCGACGTTCACAATTATTTCCCTATTGACGTTCACGTTTTGGCACGCAGCGCAGTTTTACTCCATGCTTTCATGCAGTAGACCCGACAATGCGCAGATATTCGGAGTATGTACGACACCCACCCATCCCCGGTTACaaaagttaataaataaataaataaataaattaattaattaatatactAACATTATCCATCCGAAGCgctaaataaacaaattgaagGCCCTATCACAGACATTTCCTTCTCCTCCAGAAAACACATTACACTTCATTAACTGTTATCAGCAATAATGCGATACAAGCAATAAGGTTtgcattatttacattttttttttttatatttatgatTTGACATGGGttgaaataaaagacaaaacacaGTGGGAATTGGGAATAGTTGTTTGGCATGCTGCAGGACTCCTGCAGAGTTCctaattatttttatatataatttttttttttacagatttccTTAATTATTACGAATCCAATGTCTATGACGTGGAAAAGTGTTGATACTTGAAGCACATTGATTCGCTATCACCATTATGTCTCAGACTTGTTTAAAAGTTGTGAACATGCATGAGGATGAAAATTGTTGACTTCTGTTTATAAAGTGTGTTTAGTGACGCCCTTGCAACACATCATTATTTTTATACGAATTTACTCTGCTTCTACTCCAGATTAATTTTTTAGTTAAGATGTAGATTTAATCAGTTCATTTCCTTTGCTCTTCgttgtaatattttgttataGGATTACTAAACGTTCGTTGAAGAGAACCCCGTGGTTGTAATGGAAATCACATTGCTTGCACTCTTAACATTGTTTGCATTCTTCTAAAGTGCACAAACTTTCCAGCTTTGTCCAATTTGAATGTAACAGGTGCACTTACATAATAGTGTGGGGATTATTATAAACTGAATGGTTGTGCTCAATAGGCAGTGAATGTTTTGCATACATGATGTACATATAAACACTTAATGCTAAAACTACAGGGGAAAATGTCCGTAGTTCAGTCTACAATGCATTACACTTGTTTCCGTACGGTAAATAAAAGTGCTACCGGGTAACAGCAGTGTTCTCTATTTTGCTGAAACAACTTAATTGAGGTAAGGATAACACCCACTGGAAAATTGATAGTAAGGACTGTTCCTGTGTTAGTAAACATGTGGTAGTCGGACGTTCGCCAATAATTGTCCGGCCGGGCCCATAAAAAGTTCAGCCCACAAGTCGTCACTTACAATGTGTTATAATAAGGGTTTTGCTTTTTTAACTTACCACCGCCAGGTCAATTTGACCTACCCTTTCCTTGATATCCTTCGACATTTCGTTCATTAGACAACAACCAGCACAACATTATGTTCAGCACTGTTCACATTTCTCTCACTGACATGGGGTGACTCTTGGGCTCCTTTCAGCGAACTTCGTCCGATGTTTCTGAGCTGTGAAAATTGTCGTGATGAAGTCCTGCACACCGCGGCACCTGGGTCCGAAAACTGCAGTTTTTCTGTCCACATTTTTTAGAATTACCTGTCATTTCCGAACCCCCAAAATGAGTTCCACCTTGTCTATACACACATTAGAGTTGCCACTAGTTCAGTCCAGGTAGAATTCACAGTATTGGGCGAAAATTCCATCAATTAAAAAGTTGAGAATAGCGAGTGACCGTCGTCCATCCAAATTAGCACAGAACAATACACGAGTTTAAATGCCAGCTCCAGAGCACAATTAAATTTGCCACTTTTGCATTCCTCCAGACCAATGCACCCTCGCAGTATTAATACGCGACAAGTTACAGTCAATATAATGCGAGAATTACACATTAAATTTGTACAGTAttaaacaactattttttttaaaggaaatctTCAAAGAAATTTCATTATAAAAgtcataataaaaacaaacataattattCTAATTTTACAATTCATTGGCGAACTACTTTTTTGCAATTAGCGCACGGATTTTACAGTAACTTGCCTGTGCGGCAACTTCAATGTTGTCCGTGAAATGAGGTCGGGGGTCAAAGTATGAGTTGTATGGTCAAAGGCATTGGTCAGAAGTTTAGTTCAAAggaaattacatttttgttatGAATGTATGGCAGGTGGGTATCAGAGGTGGATGTAATAATTTAATAACTTTAAACTgattattcaattaaaaaaaatattgaacaaaCAGATTGTTTTATCTTGTTACAGTTTTTGGgccataaagctgttaagcaaaaacattttaatttgtttgctaaGTAAAactttagtggggcaccagtcacaaccaTGTAAACTAATGGTATGTTAGCTGCTGGTATCCTGTTGCTGTTAAGCAAAGCTTTTGTGCTGACTGTTTCCTTTTAAAGTACTGTTACATTATGAAAAACACCAATGACAAGTCTAGAAACCAGATTGGTCTGGCTCCTCGTATACCACTAATACTGTTCAAATAGAGTTAATGCGTTGAACTGACTAGTAACGATGAGAAATAGCACTGCATCAGTGGTGCATTGACAACTGTGTGTGggaggtgtgtgtgtgtgggccTGTATTTCTCGTCTGGATGGACGGCCGGATTATGAGGTAGGATTTTCTTACTAAACAAGCTAAATGTGACGATTTAACATCGATTCTTGGTGAAGTAACAAACCAGGGAATTTAACATGAtctaaaaaattcccgttttaTTGCCACACTGATTCATGATTGGGCGTGTTTTTGTTGGGGCTACTTTTTCACATGATCACAAATGATGATGGGAATTGGGATGATTGATTTGATGGATTGACATTTCACTAGACATTGTTTACAATCAACAAGGTCAAAGGGGGCAATACAAACCTTTTTATTAGTGAATGATATAAATATGGTTGCCTCTATTTAGGTAGAAGTACAAGCCTTAGTTTTTagctagtagtagtagtacacTATTTTATTTCACAAGAAAGAAAAGTGGCAAAATATTGTATGTAAATtgttagacccagtaactggggcgctgtactccttttcaacaatttttgactttatctgtcgtactagcgccccagggaatggcacagaattttaacgaataccctgtttttcgcgacacccagccacaaaaaatgcctcaaaatgacaaaaagaccaaacaaactagctcaaaaatcgcctactctattctcgatacgtctaggatgtaacatcaggcatttaattgtactcacgatcatttgttaagctccaaatcgatgatttttaactccgcatcgtggagcgattgacaagtctgcgattttcggatgtgtatggtaacgaaacatggcgtcgcggcGAATAGATCAGGTGGTAGTCGCATCACGTGTCTTCGGTTTGCTGGTGACGCggtgtgggtggatgtccatcaacggctgtttaatgctacacttgtttgAATTCTCGAAGGAGAAACTTatattctgtttttcttttctatcACAGACACAGGATTTCAAAGAGAATGATGTTATCCGAGTGAATTTCCGTCCAGCCAGTTTCGTCTGCCATTCATGCACCTGACCCACAGTTAAATGACCACAATATGCAGATGATGACACCTTTTCATTAACTCAAATAATGCTTGAGCTTTGGTGCTCTGTCCAGCAATACCCATACGACATTATGATGTTCACCATGAGCAAGAAAGTACAAGCGGTTTTGAGTGTTGTGCTTAGAGTGCCGTCCTTGTTCATCATTGACGCTGTTGTAAACTTACGAGTAGACACAGGTCAGTTTATGATAGAGTATCCAGTATGGTCAGGATTTCTCGCAGTGATGGGTAAGAATAAATTTAaaccttgttttctttcttcttgaGATATTGACTTATAACGATAGATTTCTGTGGCTGAGGAGATTCTTTTATTCTAAATATTGCCAGTGTTGCCACCTtaccctactcctagaactatatgaggttcattccgctatcgtctccatgaACGACAATAGCAGATTTaacctcatacatgtagttttaggagtaatcatgtttttttttacgttcAATGGAATCACTGGTCGTCGTTGCTCAAATCAATAACATATACTTGTATGTGCGATTCTCACATATTCAAACACAATATACTTTTTCACAATTGATTGGTCAATTCTTTCCGTGGAACCCAATGGCGCTATATACCATGGTGCTGTTTAACTGATGAAATCCTTAGATAAGAAAGGagtattaataatataataaactatcaagtcttatatagcgcatgtatctaccaaacaaggtactcgaaccccttctcttttcgattactgcactgggttcttttacatgagttacacaacacatgggaccaaaggctttacgtcccatctgaaggacgaagcaatggtaaagtgtcttgctttaaaactCTTTGCGTGCAACGGGCGCAAATTTGCGCCCGCAACGTTTATTCCCTCACTGCTGTGGGCGCATATTTGCGCCCAACACAACGTGCTATTTGTTTGCACACAATCGACCTTTCTTTTGACCCCTGACATCCATCCGGGTACTTTTTTATACACTTCGATACACAGAGGACATGTTACGAACGAATACGCAAcagtttttcatgaaaaaatctTGTATTTTCTGAGTTTTTCGGTGACTGTTTTCACCGTAAAACAAAATGGAGTAACAATGGACGCCGCAGGCAGCATTCTGGAAGAATTTCGCGGATTCTAGCTTTGGAAAATAAGAGTCTAAGGATGTTTTGGGAGACGATAGAGATGATAACACTTCAGTAGGGTTATGTTTATTGACATTGGGCCAGATAATGGACACATATCTATGGAAGATGGGGCCGAATCTGACGATAGCGATGGCAACTTTCCTATGCAAGAAGGGAAATAGGGTAGAACTGTCCATGGTGTTGGGGACATTTGTCGGTGTGCTTTGGAAGTGTGTACTTAATAAATTATGTACTCAAAGTCAATTCTGTTTGAACTAACTGGTTGTCCGTATTATACTCTACATTTAtcttattttgcattttgcaataaaataattccttCACACAGAAAAAATGCTTTCGAGTACAGATGTGTGTAATTTTAATGATTGTGCAAAAAGATTCCAGCGGGCAGGGAATAGTGTGTGTAATGAATGGTAGCATGCAAAGGGTtaagacacaagtgtcgcggctgaggattcgaacccacactctgctgatcagaaacaccagagtttgaattcggtgctcttaaccgctcggccacgacacttcccaaagtatcttgctcaaagacacaagtgtcacaacagggattcgaacccacactccggtgacctagcaccagaacttgaattccatgctcttaaccactcgaggAGTCAGACTTTAAAATCAATTGAACCTCTTCAAAAACAGCGAACTTGTATGATGGTTCAACTCTTTTGATGAAGGATTGTGATGGACGAAGCGGGTCTCATGTATACACATGGTTTGGAGTGGGTTAGGGTATAGTCTTTTTAACTATCTAATCTATCTAATACCAAATCTTATTGATctctttgttttcctttgtcaTCCAGTTGTCTCCATTGCAGCCGCTATGTTCTGTCTCTCGACAAGAACGCTGTTAAAAATCTACACCATTCTGGTTTGCATTGGGACGTTAGGCAGCACATTGTGGTGGAATAATGTCATGATGGAGAAAGTCAATCGAGACAAGTGCCCTTCAAAATGGGATCTCCTCCTTCAAGAAGAATCCATCTGTGAagaatcttcaaaagtttcaccCGTCCAAATTGTACTCAGTGGTGACTTTGCCTTGTATGCAGTAGTACAGATGGCCTATGCTTTTACCTATGTAGCATGTATAACGCTTCTACCAGAAAGATTTACGCTGAATATTTGGCTTGTGGTATGTGCCTACTTTGTTTCCCCGGTGTTCATACGACTTGGAATGACATACTTCAGCAGTGACAACCCATCCTTTAACACACTTATTGCCGTGAATGCTATCTCAGTTTTAGTCCCAGCATTGGAGGTGGCTACAATATTTGTGTCTAACATTATATGGAGCATCTGGAACGTACCAATGTGGTACCGAACCTATCGGTTTATGCTACAAAACTTTGGATTCAATACAGTCCTTGAGAATGCTTGGATACAGTTCCAAGTTCCAAATGTACTCAGAACATTTTGGTTACTACGCTTCACTGTGCACATCATACAAATTGTCCCAGCCTTAAGATCTAATGAAGTACTGCCTGTGATAATGAGTAGCAATGTGTTGACAAATGAAAGTCAACTGACAGAAACTACTTTGGCATGGAATACCTTTCTTGAAGTAACGACCCATGGCTGCGATTCAACCCTTGCAGTTTTAGGCCTCACAGCAGTTGTATCGTACCTCTCATACCACCTTGGTAAATGGGCGGATAAGTTTATGGGTGGCGAGTCTGACGAGGTAGCACACATTGGTACCGTCACGGCAATactgtttttcattttgtcaCTTCAGACTGGTCTACCTGGGTTGGAGCCAACAAAACGTTTAGTCCGTCTTTTTCGCAATTTCATCCTGCTCAGTACCGCCATGTTACATTTCATTCATAATATGTTAAGTCAAGTGATGATGACTCTTAGTACATCTCACACCGCATCTATTTGGAAACATCTTAGAGCTCTTAGCATGTCTGCCATCCTCATCCTTATTCCAATCAGTGTGATTAGCTATCTATGGACCTCCCTCACCATGGGGACTTGGTTACTAGCAGTAACTGCTTTCTGCATGGAACTCATCATCAAAGTAACTGTCACTCTAATCATTTACACCTTGTTTCTTATCGATACCTATAGCGACAAGTTCTGGGAAAGTTTAGATGATTATGTGTATTATATTAAAGCCACTGGTAGCACCATCGAATTCTTGTTTGGTATTTTCCTCTTTGGCAATGGGGTGTGGATCTTGATCTTTGAATCGGGCGGAGTAATCCGTGCCATCATGATCGTAATCCACGCCTATTTCAACATATTTCAGCTCGGGAAGAACGGCTGGAAGAAATTTCAGAATCGCCGCATGGCAGTGAAAAAGATAGACAATCTTCCTATTGCTACAGAGCATCAGTTGAAGGAGCATAATGATGTATGTGCTATTTGCTATCAAGAGCTCATTAGCGCTAGAATCACACCATGTGAACACCTGTTTCATGCACTATGCCTTCGTAAATGGTTATATGTTCAAGATACATGCCCATTATGCCATAAGGAGATCATGCAGAATATCAAATCAGAGCAAGAAGAAGGAGATAATGAGGAAGTAAATGATATACTCCACGAGGATTAAATGGAAAATATATTTCAGTTCAAGAAGAAATTTGTGACTGTGTCTTACAAACTAAATCTGAGGTTGTGATACATGTGTAGCTATGTTTATCACAGAAATAGTATTGTGAATTTACTTTGATCTGCATATTTACTCCCAAAATCTCCCATATATGGCACTTTACATACGggcaaatttacaaaatttctCTTTGTAGAATATGGCGTGAAGTTGCAGCTATttaactagccttgctcaaggcagtcgcattattcgctccgaaaagacgcagctgtaaacccacccgccgtataccctgtgcatggtgtgtgcgatcacaccgaatgaccaacccgtatacacactgtcacatcgcacgaatactgttcacacaagtcatcgcactcgtacaccactaaccgcatgcggaggccgtcaggccgacagccttgtcggatctgtatcttcccgttttaatgtgttgtattgaaaaaattccaatagtggacgaaattgggggggctcgaggatatgctagtatgcagctcatgaatatgtatatcgttcgtcagacctatcagacaacacaggatgtgcaggatgtgaggcaaatgaattattcattttgacgtccaatcacgcacttcccttatcacgacctttggaccctatcatgcgtccgtggtagtggtgtgtgaggtaaacatgtctcgtctttcgcgggcattatggtaatgagctgaccgtgggaactcttcgcttattatagtaatgaggtcagtggtcagatagtgtacgggggcatcgtgtcgtgcgatgttacgcacagtgaatacgagtgggttttacgcacagtgaatacgggtgggtttttatacagcggcggtcttttttcggagtgaataattcgactgccttgagcaaggctactatttaacatacatgtagcttgccATTCAATAAACAAGTTGCAGCTATTTAACGTACATGTAGCTTGCCATTCAATAAACTGATTTCCTCCCGAGCTGATTGTTATCCAATTGTATTCTGGGCTATGGtcatggtatttattatttgctgttatttttgttgatgTAAAGTTCTGCATTTATAAGTTCCCCAAAACTTGTACGTACAAAGAATGAATTGGTTATTCTGTTTATGAGCCACATTgtaagtcaatcaatcaatattttatttctACATATTTAATCAATAACGCACAATAAAGGGTGATTGTATAAAGTGGTGAGGTCTCCATCCAGATAGTAGGGTCTGTACAATACAGACCCCATGTCAAATGAGGTGCATACCTGAAAGCGTTAACATTCATACCAAAAAATATTACATTGTATCGTActaaattaaaatgaaaacacTTTGCCCAAGGTAAAGAATGTACACGTGTATAATATGCTGTTACTTGTCCGTATTGATTATTGCAACATGCTTGTGTACAAAAAGTCTTCAATTGTGTTACTGATGGAATTAGAGGTGCAAGTTTTAAATGAGAGAAAATTTCCTCTCTCAAAACTAAAGGTCTGTTGCGATGGTTAATCAGGGCCAGACAAGTATCAAAGTTTGTAAATCTGGTGGCAGCTCTAATTGATAACATCAAGTACACTTAATACTGTGCCTGTTTTTGAAAGGTTTGGCCGTTTGATAATTTATGGGGAAACTTGTCTATTTAAGGGATACAAGGGACACTGACAGCCATTGTCTTTGTCATGTGGAGAAATTTGAGTATTTCACTCAATATGAGCATTTGCACCTTATAAGTTAACTTTAATTAGTCATGGGtaactgcctttaacacagtaTCAATCAACATAATAGAAACTATAAGTAGTCAGTTTGGTGTTTATATTTATACacaagaaaatttgtttttttttaccatcgaTATAAAACTGTTAAAATTTAACGATTTGAAGATCGACTATTGTACAATTTAACTAGTGTCACTGTACACTGTTTATGCCTGGATCtacatttttgttatatttacagGGACTCTGATGAGAaatgattgtgaacaatttgtgTCTTATTTACTCAAAGGCTTGCAATGTTTCCCAATCACATGTatccaatatttattttaaaaaaataaaacaattaattaacttgcaaaaatgttttgaattttattttgtggGTTTATTTGGCTATAAGGAAGCAATGTACTAAAAGAAGCAATTTGACGAAGAAAAAGCTGTGCTAAGTGAAGAAtgatatttttaaagtttaacagctacattgtacattgtaatttGTATTATAATATAAGGCACTGGGAaattatttacatttaaaatggTTAAGTACAAATAAAGTATAATGAACATCCTATTTCAGTTCTTGTGTGTTTATTctcaaagtaaataaaaaattgtttttataaaacacaaGTGTTTTCATCAGAATACAAGTGTGTCAAAACTTGCCATGAATTAATACAACAAATTTGCCACTACTGACAAACAATAAGCGAACATCCAAAGAccaaagttcaaagttcaaagttcaaagttcaaagtttgGTGATCAACATACAAGCAGATAACCATCGGACTGAAAGCCATGCggaaacaaatcaaaaacagaaaatttaACATAGCCTACTACCTTGTTTTAAGATTCTCACTGcagaatatttaaaaaatctacATAAGTTTGACGTGTTAATAATTACACTCTATTATTTTTATCAAGAGGATTTCAGAAATCCTTAAATGAGAAATATATTTATGTACAGGTATTTGTATTCTAAACAAGTCACagtaattgtttattttgttattaacaaacaaaaagttgagCAACACACAAAACATAGGAGCACTTCTTACATCCACATTGATTATTTAACCGCTGCCAAACTATGTTTGAAACAGGGTCTGCATCTCTGGAAATTAAATGCAGTGGTAAGAATACAGCGGACTCCGATAGTAACATGCGTTTGAGAAGCTTTTCACTTttgttatggaaaaagataacacttgaatctgagaagcagtactgacagtaacatttctcagattgttccCATGAGTTCCTTATTGGTAGCTACATGCTCTATAGAAACACTCCAGTATTGTTATTACatattttatacattaaaagaaaaaactgcCTGGAATGCAAAACTAAGTACAGTTTTCCACGGCCAGAGAAAATCAGCTGAGAAGTTGCAAGTCTGTTATTTGCATGAGGGACAATTAGAAAGTTCTCTCCTGGTGTAGAATTGAAACTGCATTGATCCAACAAATGTCCAATAAATGTACAGCTTTATGTCCTTTATTAACCAGCGCTTAACTAGAAGGACTGGCTCTGAGGGCTAGGTTGATTGGTCCTGGGCTGGAAGCGGGCTGCGGAGTGGCAGTGGGGAGCGGTGGTCGGGTGGTGTGTGGGCGGTGGCTGGGCGAAGGCGTTCCTTTTTCAACGGATGCCTTTTGCTTCAAGTTCATCTCTCACTCGCTGTAGATAGGTCGGATCTGGGTAGCCATGCCTgattagaaaacaaaaataaagttttgttgttgttgatattgTCTTTAGAAACCAGTTTTATGACGGATATCTCCTTAAACTGTTTAACTGAGGGGTACTATTCACAAACTTTACCTGTCGTTTTAATTATTGGCTAGGCCAGTTTggggtttaatattttatgtcaTCTCTTAATGCTGTTTGATTATTTCATCCTTTTGTTAGTTTTAGTATGTACAGTGGGCCTTGGAATCAAGTCATGGGTGCTTTATAAGCATAATCTTTATAATGACTTATAATATCTTAATTCTGCTTTCCTGGGAAAAATAAAAGGTAAATCTATGCTTAGTAGATTTATGAAACTTGACTCTACTCATGAACTTTCAGTACACATCTCTATatatttatgcttagcagatttaTAAAACTGGATGCTACTCTAGAACTTTCAACCTACATCTCTGATCCTCCGTCTCGCCTCGTCTTGTGGTGTACATCATTCCAAACGACAACATTTTCCTCCCCTGTGGTAACCGAGCGGTCGATGGTGAAGAGAAGACCAGCATCAAAAGCTCGTCTTAGCAGCTTAAAGACGTCTGCCCCTTCCCTGCTGTTAGGTAAGTAAGCTTGGCGATCTGTGCCTCTATAAGGGATTCCTGGATTGGGATGGTCCTCCTGTTTGTAATCAAGTAGAGTTTTTTT
Proteins encoded in this region:
- the LOC139940345 gene encoding E3 ubiquitin-protein ligase RNF139-like; this translates as MLELWCSVQQYPYDIMMFTMSKKVQAVLSVVLRVPSLFIIDAVVNLRVDTGQFMIEYPVWSGFLAVMVVSIAAAMFCLSTRTLLKIYTILVCIGTLGSTLWWNNVMMEKVNRDKCPSKWDLLLQEESICEESSKVSPVQIVLSGDFALYAVVQMAYAFTYVACITLLPERFTLNIWLVVCAYFVSPVFIRLGMTYFSSDNPSFNTLIAVNAISVLVPALEVATIFVSNIIWSIWNVPMWYRTYRFMLQNFGFNTVLENAWIQFQVPNVLRTFWLLRFTVHIIQIVPALRSNEVLPVIMSSNVLTNESQLTETTLAWNTFLEVTTHGCDSTLAVLGLTAVVSYLSYHLGKWADKFMGGESDEVAHIGTVTAILFFILSLQTGLPGLEPTKRLVRLFRNFILLSTAMLHFIHNMLSQVMMTLSTSHTASIWKHLRALSMSAILILIPISVISYLWTSLTMGTWLLAVTAFCMELIIKVTVTLIIYTLFLIDTYSDKFWESLDDYVYYIKATGSTIEFLFGIFLFGNGVWILIFESGGVIRAIMIVIHAYFNIFQLGKNGWKKFQNRRMAVKKIDNLPIATEHQLKEHNDVCAICYQELISARITPCEHLFHALCLRKWLYVQDTCPLCHKEIMQNIKSEQEEGDNEEVNDILHED